Genomic segment of Panicum virgatum strain AP13 chromosome 9N, P.virgatum_v5, whole genome shotgun sequence:
TATATGAGGGGGACGCCCATCTCTATTTCTTTTACCAAGACTTAGAAGACTTGTGATCCCCATAATAATGAACAATGACCAAAATGCAATCAAGTGTAATGACTGCGCATAAATAATTGCAGGTACTAGGATCAGCGGTATTAAGATAGTTAGGTGTCGCTTTAGAATGAATTTGCAACATGATGTTGATCGAATTGATCTGTTTTAAAATGGCGTAGTTAGGAGTAGGAAATAACCTAGAAACATAGGCAGTTTAGATAGGAACTTCACTTCATCTTTTGGAGCAGTCACCCAACAAATCCCCGGTATCTTTCAAAAAAGAATCCCCGATGACATGAGCATAATTTTCCCATAGTTTCATGAAACACATGTACATTTTCCAGTTTTCACCTATTATGCAATTAGCAGATAACTTCTGAACAAGTTTCAAATAAGAAGGTACAAGACTAAGCCTACGCCAAGATATGGTGCGAAATATCTGTGATTATACAAAGGGAAGATCTATCAACGTtcatctctattttttttttaccaCGATTTAGAGTACTTGCGATCCCTAGAATCAGCATTTGTTAGGTAAACTATGACTTGGCCAGTTGGCCAAGTACTTATAGCTCAAATGCAGTCAAGTGTAGTGACCAATGATCCAGAGAGTTTGTTCAGAAAGTCAACTGTGCGCATAAGTAATTCAGGTACTAGAAGTTCGGCAGTTGCAACATGATGTTGATCGGATTGATTTTGTTTTAAAATAACCTGGTTTGGAGTAGGAAGTCACCTGGAAACATAGGCGCAGTTATATCAAAACTTCACTCAAATTTGAAGCAGTCACCCAACATATTAATCCTTGACAACACGATTTAATTGAACATGAACACGATGAACATGAACATTGGATGCCAAGGCAAATCTGAACTGCGCCCAACATTTGCAGAATCCGTCATCACCACGGCGGCGCCTGTGCCCCAGTAACGCACGCAAACCAGacttaagaaaaaaaatctgccGCGTATGGACGGTCCTGATGCGGCTGCTACGGGCAGAGACAGTTGACTCGCCGGTGTGAACCGTCCGATGGCGGCCGGATGTCGCCATCACGGCATCGCCATTTTGCTTACGGCGCAAGGAAAGAAGCGGGGCGACTTGGCATCCAAGTTAGCGGCGGGCGTACCCGCGCCCCGGTGGGGCCGGGCCCACGCGTCGGGGAGCGCGTGGGGGCCTAGGGCGGTGGGTGGAGCCGAATAATAATACCAAGTGGGGGGACACGGCAAAGAAGGCGTGCGTGGACCTCGCCCTCATCCCGTCTCCTCCTGCCCCCAATAATTCCACCGCCGCACAAGCTCCTGCCTTCGTCTCGCcttcacccgccgccgccgccgccgattcgcTCTGCTCTGGCCTCTGACCAGTCCAATCTCGCCGGAGGGAGAACCGCAAGCAGAAGAAGCGCCGGAAGCAGCGAGCGGCACCCCCacctccggccaccgccgggGATAAAGTGGGGCCGGTAGGGGAGTCCTAGGGGGTGCAGAAGGGATCGGATCGGGAGAGATGAAGCTATCAAATTCTTCTTCGTCCGCCGTCGTCCCTGCTATCGCCGCCGCTACTAACCCTAGGTAAGCCTCGTCGATCGGCGGATCTGCTTGTCTGATCTGATTGCTCGGGGGAAAAAGATCCCCTTGTATGTATGCGTGTATGCTCGATctattaaattttttttagtttctGTATAAACCCTGTTACGTTCGATGTGAATTATATGTGCGATCAAGGTGCGAATTGTTGGGGTAAAGGAGATTTAATATTCCCAAGTTGATTCCATGTATTGTTGACTCGTcaaaaatacattttttttgGGTCCGTGCCCTCAATTCTTGTTAATTACTTATTAGATTTAAATCCTTTGCCTGTCCATGCGTTGGCTGATTTTCCATCAGCGGATTTTGTGAGAATTATGCTGAATTTTACCCTAATGAATCTTATGCCTCCATGATCTTCTATGCTATAGATATGGTCCCTCGCTGTTCAATTAAACCCATCATCATGTACTACTAATTTGGGCATGAAAGAGAATATTTGGTGCTTTCATCATTCAATGGAAGTTGATGAATCATGTACGGAGTAATCTGTAAGTTAGTAGAGGTATCATGTGTTCTCTCTGACCACAACCAAGCTTAGGTTGATGCCCTGAGAAGTTGCTGCCTCTCTTTCTGTCGATATGCGTGCAGCACACATTTTGCATTTATTGGTCAACTGTTGAGTTATTTTGCATGGAAGGACATTGCTGCATGACGACAAAAGAAATGTGTATGTTTCATTTGTTTGCCCGTGCTTAATATAACAGCCAGTGACAACGCTAACTGATTTTTACCCCTGATCTCACTGCAAAATTGGTATCATCGTTCTTCCTTTTCTGGGTGTCCCGCTATAACCCTATAATTTTCTGTTGTGTATTTGAAATTATGCAACAATATGTCTTACTGACATATCCATCGGTTTTCCTTTTCAGGATCATTGTCTCTTATCTCGTTTGTGATCCGATTCTTTTTCGTTTTAGCCCTGTTGATAATGAGGTTGAGCTTCTACAGAGGCTTTTCTCTTAGATTAGTGTAAATAGTAGACTTGTTCGGGTTTAGCTTGGCTGGAAGAATTAGTCTCTGGTCCGTGTTCATTCCTGCTAGCAATAATGGCTGCGATGAACGAAAAGGTATTGGGTAAATGTGGAAGGAATGTAGGTAGTCTCAAGAGAAAGTGGGAGAGCCCCGCTGCATATGATGCTGAGGCCTGCCGCACCTCTGAATTGCATCAGCGTCGTGCCGATGATTCTGCTGTTAGGTTTCATGTTGATCAAGACCGCAAGGCAAAGATCGTGTGCCACTTCAACAAGCAGGTTTTGCAGAGCTATAAGAATTTCATGACTAGCGCACCACCTAAGCGTATTCTGCTTCGCCAAGGTGCTGACTGGAAAGACTTTCCAGAAAAGATTGTCAAGTTGGCCCAAGCTGACTTCAGGGAAAAAAAGACGATCACTGAAACTGGATATCGGAACCAGCTGTTTTTGCTGGATTTTGTGCATATGACATTCATAGACTCGAAGACAGGTCTTCAGAGGCCGATAGCTTGGATCGATGAAAATGGAAAGGGTTACTTCCCAGAAACATTTCTGCAAGATCAGAAGTTATTTATGAAGAAAGATTTTGGTAACGGAAATGATGAGTACATTAGTGTTGAGCCAAATGGGACACGAGAAATGGATGGACATCTTGGAACTTCAGAAAGTTATGCAGAAAGCTCAAACTTCGATCCAAGCACTGAAGATGTTTCCAGTCCTAAGAGAGCTAGGGCTGAAAAGAGTTCCATAGGAAAAAGTTATGGTGATATTGGCGAAGCTGTTGGAGAAAATGAGCCATGCACATTGTTACCTACAGCCTGTAATCTGCTGTCACACCAAGCTAATCTGGGTGAGGTATCACATGCTCAGCGCACGATGGAAGCCGTGGAGAAACTGTTGTTGCAGGGAATGGGTTCTGTTATTGGATCCAAGGACATCATTGGAATCTACAGAACTCCAGTTTTGGATGATTGCGGACAAGTCCGTTACCATCTTCACCAAAAGCAAGTACATGCTACTGGATGTAACCGTGGAAATGCAAATGTCCGTTATGCATGGCTTGCTTGCTCCAAAAGCACTGTGCATGAAATGATGCTGAATGGTGTTTTGCAAGTTCATAAACCCATCAGGTGCCCAGCCTATGGAGAGGGCACCCTCCTTACACCAGCAAATCGTTCTAATACCTGGTATGTTCTTGATTTATGGATTATTCCACATTTATTGTTAggattttcctttctttttccaaatataaTTGCTGGCACCTAACTCTTTTAACTCCTTATCTATGTTTCTTAGCTGTTCACATGTTCTGTGATCTCACATAGTCACATCTGTCTCTCAGCTGTTCATAAGTTTCTGAGTTATTATTTTCCTTTTAGTAACATGTTGACAAGTTTTAGATGGCAGCTATCAATTACTGCTTCATTTTTCTTATTCTCGTTCCTCACCAAAGTTCATTTTCCTTTACCTAACCGTTGCAAAATCCAATATTTGTATTACTTTCTGCAGTGTGAAATACTCTGATGTTGATGAAAATGGCATTGTCCATATGATGTTGTGCCGTGTTATAATGGGGAACGTAGAAATAGTTCACCCTGGATCTAAGCAGCACCGACCTAGTAGTGACTATTTTGATAGTGGAGTAGATGACCTTAAAAACCCACAACATTACATTGTGTGGGATATGAATCTGAATAGGCACATCTATTCTGAGTTTGTAGTCACCATCAAAATGCCTTCCATAACCAAAGGTAACTAATCGCGACTACTGTGTCTTCAATTTATTTGCTCGTTTTCTTCATGATCTGTGGCAACCCAAATTTTCTTACTGCTAAGCATTTTCTGTAGATTCCCTTGTCACTCAAGAAGATTGTCAGAATTCATCTGATGTGTCACTGGTCTTGAACTCACCCGACTGTTTGTCAGAGGTAAGATGCTTTACATGGGGTATTAACAAGATAGTACTGTTACACTAGAGTCTACTTATGTTGTCATACAGACAAGTTCCACTGTTGGAGCAGCAAAGAGCGTGCAGTAATTCAGATTGCGTGACTTGACTCAATAATTGACTTGTGATTGCATTATTGAGATTATAACTTGGAGCTGACTATATTCGTTATCTATGATAGAATTCGCCAAATATGATAAGTTTCCTTGTGAAACCATGCTATGTTAATTTTGCTGTAGTTTAAGCACCAGTTAACTTCCTTTTATGCACAAAACAGGAGATGAACCTTGAGGCACCTCCAGCATTGGGAGGTGGATGTGCAGCCCCCATGCTAGGAGATTCAATGGAAAAGGCTCCAAGCTCACCTTGGATGCCTTTCTCCATGTTGTTTGCAGCGATTTCTACCAAAGTGTCTTCTGAGAATATGGACATGGTTATTGGTTGTTATGAAGAATTCAAGGTAAGATATCTAGCATTGTCGCCCGATTGAAGTTGCCTTTTCTGCACTATCACGAGTTGCTTATGCTTGCATGTGTGTATTTACCAGAGCAAGAAAATAAGCCGAGCTGAACTAGTAAAGAAGCTGAGGCATGTAGTTGGTGATAGAGTGCTAATATCGACAATAATGCGGCTCCAAGATAAGGTGTGCACACTTCCACTTCCGACGTTTTGGATTGATGTTCTCTTAGATTCATGCTGAAAGCCTGAAACCCTGTTAGCCATAAGGTGTGTCAAGTGGGGGTTCTGGGATGGACCAGGACTGCCGTGCACTCAAGGCCTCGTATCTTTGCAGTGCACAAACTTCTTTTGAAGAGCATCAGAAGAGCAGTGGTTTGATTATCTGTTTATTTACTGTTTTCTGAGGAAAAACTtgcttttttgtgtgtgtgtctattTGGCAGCAGTTACCTCCAGTGGGGAGGCGTGAGGCACCCAACACATCGGCGGCCAAGATGATGGCGAAACCGTGAAGTGGGTCGGTGGGCGAGGGAGATAAAAAGGAGCAACCGGCCGACTTGACATAGAAAGGCAGCAGTGATGAAGCCTCTTGCGTCAGTCTGTGTATGGCTGCTGTTTGTTCTTTCCGTCTCGTACGAGTTTATTATGGTGGTGAAGAATTTGTATCTTGTGTTttgcaaaaaggaaacaatGCATGCAGTGCTTGGGAACCGATTGAATGGTTTACCAGAGAAGAAAGCCTCCTTGTTTACCTTCCCGTTTACCCTTTCTATAAGAGAACATCGAGTCAGATATTGTTTTAATCAATGTTGTCTTGTGCAGTGATGCTGTCTTTTGAGTTTGGGTCGTGCAATTAGAACTAGCACTTCCGTCGTGTAGCCGTAGTGGCGTTAGCCGAATTCGTCGTGCCCATCAAACAGGTTACAACTAACTCCCTCTCTTGTTACATCCAAGTGTCCAAAACAGAGTCACCGTATGCAATGACAGGAGTTAAAATGATGGAGAGAATTCTGGTGTAATATTTATCTTGCTATTCCTAGAATACAATTGCGAATGAGGATGATTCAGACGTTGGTTGGTGGGGCGTCGGAGTCAGGGTCCCAGCCTGGAGGCTCGATGTTGGGCCAGTCGCCTCTGCAACCTAGCCTGATGTAGAGGCTCTTCTTCCCTGTTCGTTCCCCATCAAGACGCAAACCAGCACGCCATTAGTACTCTTTATTAAGCCTGATCTTGTTGATACTTTCATCCAGCTAACTGGCAGAACTCTTTAG
This window contains:
- the LOC120690282 gene encoding inactive poly [ADP-ribose] polymerase RCD1-like isoform X2; this encodes MAAMNEKVLGKCGRNVGSLKRKWESPAAYDAEACRTSELHQRRADDSAVRFHVDQDRKAKIVCHFNKQVLQSYKNFMTSAPPKRILLRQGADWKDFPEKIVKLAQADFREKKTITETGYRNQLFLLDFVHMTFIDSKTGLQRPIAWIDENGKGYFPETFLQDQKLFMKKDFGNGNDEYISVEPNGTREMDGHLGTSESYAESSNFDPSTEDVSSPKRARAEKSSIGKSYGDIGEAVGENEPCTLLPTACNLLSHQANLGEVSHAQRTMEAVEKLLLQGMGSVIGSKDIIGIYRTPVLDDCGQVRYHLHQKQVHATGCNRGNANVRYAWLACSKSTVHEMMLNGVLQVHKPIRCPAYGEGTLLTPANRSNTCVKYSDVDENGIVHMMLCRVIMGNVEIVHPGSKQHRPSSDYFDSGVDDLKNPQHYIVWDMNLNRHIYSEFVVTIKMPSITKDSLVTQEDCQNSSDVSLVLNSPDCLSEEMNLEAPPALGGGCAAPMLGDSMEKAPSSPWMPFSMLFAAISTKVSSENMDMVIGCYEEFKSKKISRAELVKKLRHVVGDRVLISTIMRLQDKLPPVGRREAPNTSAAKMMAKP
- the LOC120690282 gene encoding inactive poly [ADP-ribose] polymerase RCD1-like isoform X3, whose protein sequence is MAAMNEKVLGKCGRNVGSLKRKWESPAAYDAEACRTSELHQRRADDSAVRFHVDQDRKAKIVCHFNKQVLQSYKNFMTSAPPKRILLRQGADWKDFPEKIVKLAQADFREKKTITETGYRNQLFLLDFVHMTFIDSKTGLQRPIAWIDENGKGYFPETFLQDQKLFMKKDFGNGNDEYISVEPNGTREMDGHLGTSESYAESSNFDPSTEDVSSPKRARAEKSSIGKSYGDIGEAVGENEPCTLLPTACNLLSHQANLGEVSHAQRTMEAVEKLLLQGMGSVIGSKDIIGIYRTPVLDDCGQVRYHLHQKQVHATGCNRGNANVRYAWLACSKSTVHEMMLNGVLQVHKPIRCPAYGEGTLLTPANRSNTCVKYSDVDENGIVHMMLCRVIMGNVEIVHPGSKQHRPSSDYFDSGVDDLKNPQHYIVWDMNLNRHIYSEFVVTIKMPSITKDSLVTQEDCQNSSDVSLVLNSPDCLSEEMNLEAPPALGGGCAAPMLGDSMEKAPSSPWMPFSMLFAAISTKVSSENMDMVIGCYEEFKSKKISRAELVKKLRHVVGDRVLISTIMRLQDKP
- the LOC120690282 gene encoding inactive poly [ADP-ribose] polymerase RCD1-like isoform X1, with product MAAMNEKVLGKCGRNVGSLKRKWESPAAYDAEACRTSELHQRRADDSAVRFHVDQDRKAKIVCHFNKQVLQSYKNFMTSAPPKRILLRQGADWKDFPEKIVKLAQADFREKKTITETGYRNQLFLLDFVHMTFIDSKTGLQRPIAWIDENGKGYFPETFLQDQKLFMKKDFGNGNDEYISVEPNGTREMDGHLGTSESYAESSNFDPSTEDVSSPKRARAEKSSIGKSYGDIGEAVGENEPCTLLPTACNLLSHQANLGEVSHAQRTMEAVEKLLLQGMGSVIGSKDIIGIYRTPVLDDCGQVRYHLHQKQVHATGCNRGNANVRYAWLACSKSTVHEMMLNGVLQVHKPIRCPAYGEGTLLTPANRSNTCVKYSDVDENGIVHMMLCRVIMGNVEIVHPGSKQHRPSSDYFDSGVDDLKNPQHYIVWDMNLNRHIYSEFVVTIKMPSITKDSLVTQEDCQNSSDVSLVLNSPDCLSEEMNLEAPPALGGGCAAPMLGDSMEKAPSSPWMPFSMLFAAISTKVSSENMDMVIGCYEEFKSKKISRAELVKKLRHVVGDRVLISTIMRLQDKQLPPVGRREAPNTSAAKMMAKP